The Borreliella garinii DNA segment AACTGCTGATCTATATTAAAAATGCTTATTATTATAAAAATCAAACATTCAAAATATATAAAAGGAGAATTTATATGTTTCAAAAACAAATATTTATAATATTTTTATTATTTATATTATTTTTATTGCTTTCAAAAGGACCCGGGGGTTTTTCATATAATCAATCTAAAGACGATGGGTATATGGAAAAATATTTTCATAAGAAAGGAAAAACAGCTGTAAAGCTTTCCTATTTTCATACTTCAAGGATAGTAAAAGAAAGTCCATATTGGGGCAAAGGAACTTTATCTACTATCTATACAGGAGAAGATGAAAAGTTTAGTGGTCTTAGTTTTATCAATTCAAGGTATATTAAATACGGTAAAAAAAATTATTATAAAATGTTTACTGTAAGATACTTTTACAGAGAAAATGAAAATGATGATTATGGATACCCTATGTTAAGGGATAAATATATTACCCAAATAAAAATTAAATTTTCTTTTGATAATGAACCACAAGAAATTATAAGAGAATTAAATGAAGGATTTATAGATGGAAGAAACATGTGGGAACTTCATAAAACACATTTCTATAGCCGTGAAGAGTTTTTTAGGATTCATTTAAAAACTTCTGACCCAGGCATAGAAAATTTGCTTCCAAAATTATTAAAACATAAAACTGTAACAATAACAATAGAAGTTCCCGGAAGTGAAGATCCTGAAAAACAAACTTCATCTATAACTTTTGATCTTGATGGTTTCCAAAGATTATACAATAAATACGGCTCATATTTTTACTAAAATAACAGAACAAGACTGATTATTAGTCTTGTTCTGTTTAATTTATGTTTTTAAAAACAATTTTTTTTATTTTATTCTTTTTTACTTTCTACAGCCTCTTGTCCATTATTTTCAAGCTCTTCTTCAATCTGTTTAAGTGCATCATCTATTATTCCTTTAGTCATATCGCTAGTACCAGCGCTACTAGAATAATTTGCACTTAAACCTAATTCTTGGGCCTTAAGCCAAGCTTGTCCTCCAATTTGCCCTTGACCTTTGACTTGCTCGCCACTAGTTTCTCCAGTTGTACTATCAACTTGGCCTTTAAACTCTTTAAATTTCTTTTTAGCCTCTTCTAAAGCCTTTTTTCTCTCATCTTTTTTCTTTTTCAAGCTCTCTTCAAAATCCTTTAATTCCTTTTCAAGTTTTTCTTTCTCTTCTTTTTTATCTTTTAATTTTTCATCTAATTCTTCTCTTATTTTCTTTATCTCTCCTTCGTACTCAAGATATGTTTCAATAGGAGTTTTTTTATCCGATTTTTCTATCTTACTCTTTAATTCTTTAATTTTTTTTTCAATCTCTTCTTTTTCTTTATCTTCTTTTTGTTCTTGTTGACCACCACTTTGTGCCGCTTTTAATACAGGTGTGTTATCATGGCGACTTGACGGTAATGTTGGGGATGGATTAAATAGGCTATTATTAGGGTCATCACCCTGCATTAATTCTTTATCTAAAAATCCCTCAACTTGTTCTTTTGCGTTTTGTTTTAAATCTTCACTACTTGCATAATTCTTGCAAGAAAGTATCAATGCAAAAACAGCACAAATAATAAACATTATCATTTTTTTATTCATAAGTTCCTCCGTAAGTCTCAAAGATAACACAATCTCTAATAAATACAATTTTTTAAAGATTTAAATATATAATTTTGTTACATTTCGGATTACAAAGTAACAAAACTCAAATGTAATTTTAACCAACTCTCAAAAATCTCTCCATTGCAAATGGCGGGGTCATTACAAATGATTACAAAACAGATACAAATTAAATTTCAGGGTCTTTGCTATATATCACTTAAAGTATTATATCTTTCTTAAGTGCCTCCCCTAGAAATTGCCACTTCCGCTTATTACAGCTATCCTACATCCCAAATTCTGCATGCAATGAGAAGCACCATAATTTGACTAAAATTTTAAGTTTTTTGTAAAATAGAAACTACAATTTCTATATATTTTTATTACTTTTACTTAATTTAAAAGTAACACTTATAAGGAGAGGACTTTATGGATGTTAATAATTATCTTAATTTAAATAAAGGTGATACAGATTTTTTCCTCAAAATATTTAAAGATTATCTAAAAGTTATAGATGAAAATAAAATTCTTAAAAATACTCTAAAAAATTCAACTAAAACCAAAAAAGAGAATCTAAAACCCAGTCCTAAGTTTTATATAACTCCAAAAACTAGCAAACTAATTGAAAAATGTATAAAAAGGCTAAAACAAATTGATCCAATATCCGGCTGGTTTGTACATCTACTCTTAATAAGTGGATGTAGGGGTACTGAAATGCAAAAAGTAAAAATGGAAGATATTACTACTATACCCAGCGAAACTGGTGAAATTCTTTACAACATAAAAGTAAATGTAGCAAAAAAAAGAAGTGTCGCTTGTATTAGAGAAATTGTCATTAGCTCTGAAGAGTACAACGCTATTCAAGCAGCACACAAAAATCATTTTGAAGATAAAAATCTTGATACAAGGCGTACTTATCTTTTCCAAAAAACTAAACACAAGTTTAAAGACAATCAAATTAGCATTATCCATATTTCTAATAAATTCAAAAATCTTCTTAAAAAATCAGGATTCAAAGTAAATAAATCACTTCATTTATGCAGAAATTTATTTATTTCAAATTTAAAAGCTAATGGTTATAATTCTTTTCAAATTAAAGAACTTATGAAATACTCTTCAACCCATGAAATTGATAATATCTACGGACTCTCTTCTGCTAACAAAATTCAAGCTTATAAATACGCCAAAAATAGCTTAAAGCTGTAGTATAACTACTTAAGCTTAAATATTCGCTTTGAAGTTACTTTAAATATTTTTCCACGAGCCCTTAAATCAAGTGAATCATATAATATTTCTTTCTCTTTTGTAGCAATAAAGTGTGTTCCATTAACCCCCGTGATTTTAACTTCACTTATTTCAAATTCATTTGCAGCTGCAAAGTAACCAAAAGATTCATATCTCACACTAGTTCTAATACCATAGTAATTTAGTATCATGCAAGGATTTTTAATAAAACAATTGCTTTTAATGTATCCAAGTCCTAAAAATCTGCGATACGCCACATTTATGCCAAAAGCATTAAATTCAATATTCTTAAGCACACTTGTATAATAATGCAAACATAAAAAATAGCACCCCCATCTCTGTATTTCTCCGAGTAAACTCCTATTGTTTTGTTTTATTTTACTAATAAGCATTTTTTAAACCTCCTATGTTAAATAATTTTTTTAATTTTTTTATTTTTAGTGCCCCATTCAAAAGGGGACACTATTTTCATATGCTATATTACTCATATTGCTCGGCACAAAGACTTTATTATTTATTGGTGCAAGTTCTTTAAATCTATCTGCTATTGCTCTTTTTTTAGGATCATAATTGAATACAAATTGTTTGAATCTGTAATTCCTATGATTTATTAGTGGATACTCATCCATAATCTTATCAATTTTAATTTTGAGCAAATCTTTTATAGGTTTTTCTCTTTTTTTGTTTTCATTTTGAATTTTATTTAGTTCTACTTTTAAGTTATTAATCTCAATAAGATTGTGTTCAAGATTTATAGCAGACTCCTCAGTTTGAATCTCAAAATTTACACACTCAACATACTCTACAAATTCATTTATCCAATCAAACTCAACTCCAGATTGATAAAAATCACTCTTTACTACCAACTCTTCAATCTCTTCAACAAGCTTATTAAACGTATCATTATCAATATTGTTGGATATTAATAACTTAACCTGATTGTTTTTAACAATTTCGGTTCTTATATTGAAAACTTCACGTTCACATTTAAGAACAAAATTAAGCACTTTTGATATTAAAGAATCATTTCTCTTTATCTTACAATTAACTGGTGCAGCGTCTATTAAAAAGAACAAATTACAATACTCAAGTCCAGTACATGCTAGTTGCATTTGCGCCTGCACATAGTATTTGAAAAAATACTTACTACTTAAAAAATTGCCATTTTTATTATACTCTTCAATAGCACTACTTATATAAGTAGAATCACTACTCTTAATCTCTAAAAGCTCTATATCACCATAAATATTCATAAACCATCCATCAATTGTTGAGCCTACTAAAGGCTCAAAATTGTCTATTTTTTTGAAATAATTATATTTGTCAACGCCGTTGGCATATTTATTTTTATACAAAACGGCAATATTATCACCATACGCCTTAACAAATTCTCTAAATCCTAAATTTTCCAACTCTTTACCTTTTAACATGTATAAATTCTCTTCAAAAGGCAAACTCATGCCAAAATATTTAAGCACACTATTTATCATTACGTCTTTAAGACCAGCGCCACCAATTACAACAGTCCCCACTTCACTAGCTCCATATTTATCTAGCTTGCTTCTTTGCAAACTAAAATCAATATTACGATTAAATCTAAAACACTCTTGACTACTTATTCCTGGTAATTTTTTGCCTATCTTGCTTAATTTGCTTTTTTCTTTAATTGGAAGAGCTTTTTCCTCAAATACTTCACATCCAGTAAAACTTTGTTGCTCAGCATGTATCATGTTGGACACTCCATTTTGAATATTTTCTTGATTTTTTTCTGAAACATTGTTCATAATGTACTCCTTATTTTGTTTTATAAAAATAAATATATAGCAAAAACTATTTTTGCCAACTTTTTTACAAAAATTTTTGCAAAAAAATGAGGGCTTAGCCAAATTCTCTAATTAAAGAACTAAGCTAAACCCCACTAAATTGAGTTTATTTAAAATAATAGCAATCCTTTATAGCTATATGTATAGTATAGCAAAAACATTTTTTGTCAATTTCTTTATAAGAATTTTTGCAAAAAGTGGGACTTAACTGAATTCTTTACTTAAAGAACTGGCCAAGTCCCACCAAAATGAAGCCTTTGTTTTATATGTGCGACACGACGAACATATCATGTAATATTTACTATAATATAGTAAATATTTTTGTCAATTTTTTACAAGAATTTTTACAACAAAATAAAGACTTTATTAAATTCTCTTATTAAAGAACTTAATAAAGTATGGTGGGATACTTAACTGAATTTATTTTAATAAAAATAATTCAACAAATTAACTATAGTTTTATTTCGAATTAAAATCAATTTGTCTTTTTCCAACAAAAGAACTTATTTAAATTCTTTTTGTTAAAAAGTTTGAATAAGTTCTAATTTAGAATAGATCAAAAATAAACTGTTGCTTTTTAATAATATCCATTGGCATTATAATAATGCTACTTAAAAATCAAATTATGAATTATTTCATTATTTAATGTATTGTAAATATTTCATAAATAAAGCATTTAAAATTGGTCCGAGAATTGCTGCTGCGAGTATCATAAAATGTATTAGTCTGTTCCCCATATTAAGATCTTTACGCAAATTCTTTACTTCATTATCTATCCTAGCATCTAAACCATTCATCTTGCTGGTAAGTTCATTTTTAACATTGTCTATCTTAGTATTTAAATTGGTATTTAAAATAGATATTTCTTTTTGCAAATTCTTTTCTACATTATCTATCTTGATATCTAAACTATTCATCTTAGCGGTAAGTTCATTTTTAACATTGCCTATCTTGGTATTTAAAATAGATATATCTTTTTGCAAATTCTTTTCTACATTATCTATTTTGGTATCTACATTATCTATCTTAATATTTAAATTCTTTTCTACATTATCTATCTTAATATTTAAATTCTTTTCTACATTGTCTATTTTAATATTTAAATTCTTTTCTACATTGTCTATTTTAATATTTAAATTCTTTTCTACATTGTCTATTTTAGTGTCTGAATTAGATATATCTTTTCGTAAATTCTTCTCTACATCAATCAATTTTTCTTTTAAATATTCGAAGTTATAATTATCATTATGAAGAAAAACAAAATCTATTGCCTCTTCACTAAACCCTATGTTTAAAAATTCATTTTTTATACTTTCTATGTTATATGTTCTGTACGCTAAATTGTTCATAAAATCCAAATATTATCCTTTTAATTGTTTATATTTTTTTAAAAGCTTGTTAAGAAAATCCTTTTGATTTTCAAGAAGTTCTTCCAAAATAAACGCTGTAAATTTAGCATGATTTTTGTAAAAATAGTAGCTTTCTTGTTTTTTAAGCTGAAATCTTAAGGGTTTTATCGGGTTTTGTTTTGACTTTTTTATTGTTTTACTTTCTTTATTTCTTAATATAATTAACGTTTCCAGTATGCCATTTTTTATTAGAAATTCTTCTTGTATAACCCCATCTTCTATTGCATTAGCAATTTTTAAATAATTATAGACCTGTGCTCTTGCAAGTCTATAATCTTTAGAAAAAGCTTCAAAACTTTTATACCCATCAAGTTTATAATATTCATTATCTTTAATTTCTTTTAAAATTTTTAAAGTTTCTAACTTACAATAGATTTCTTTTTTAGAATTAATTTTTAATTTTTCTTTTAAAGAATTATAATGATTTAATGCACTATCAGCAATAATATAATTTCCATTATCGCTTAAATCTCTTTTGTTTACCTTAATATCCAACTTAAACTCCTTTTATATTTAAAAGTCTAATAATTAGACTTTATATTTTTTTAAAAAAAATTTCTAAAATATTTTTATACTCTTTTATATAATCTTTATTTAAATCAAAATTATTATTTTCTGCTATTCGTCTATTTAAGTCTTCTCTTTCAGATATTATTCCCAAAAACCCATCTTTTGTTTTTAACATTTCAAACAATGTTTTATGTGTTCTATTTTTTCTAAATCTTGTTATTATTAAAAATATAGGTAAAAATAAATTCAATTTTCTTACAAAGAAATTAAATAAATCCAAACTTTCCACTGCCCACTTTTCAGCTGTCATTGGAATTATTATATAGTCACTACATAAAAGTGCATTTTTTAATGTAACATCTAAACTGGGATTTGTATCAATTACTATATAGTCATATTTATAATGCAAAGTTCCCAAACTGGTTTTTAACAAAAAATCTTTATATTCGATTTTATCTTCACTAAAATTATGTAGCGTAAGATAGCTAGGTATAAGATCAAGATTATTATCTATATTTATAATAGTACTATCAATATCCACATTTTCTTTTAAAATCTCATAAATATTAAATTTGGTAAAATTAATACCTAGTTTTTCTATTTTTTCGTAAAAATAACTAGTAATAGATGCTTGAGTATCCATATCAATTAAAAGAACTTTATTATTTTTTGATAATAAAGTCGACAAAATGATTGCACTTGTGCTTTTACCAACGCCGCCTTTAATTGAGGCAATTGTAATTACTTTTGTTTTTTTTTTATCCATTTTCTAAAAATTCCTTGTTCTGTATATTTTCCTCCATATTTAATCCTCATACAACCTTTTTGCTGAATTCTTCTAGCATTGGAGAATTATTTTCATTTTGCATTATTTTTAATAATTCATGATAATATGTATCAAATACTTTATTATATTCTAATTTCTTTTTGTTATTCAAATAAGCTTTTATAATTGGCTTTATAATTTCAATATTTGCCTTTTCTTTTAGCCGTTCAATAAGTATGTTGAAAATGTTTTTCTTTATATTCTCACAATCTTTTTGTGAATTTTCTTTTTTAAATTTAATCGATTTCTCTAATTTAAACGTTATTTTGCTTAAATCGTTATATTTTTGATGTTCAATAATAAAATGCGGCTTATTTTTGTAGTTTTCATATATTTTTTTAAATTCTGTTTCCAATTGTTCAGTATTGTATCCGTTTTTTTCTAATTGTTTTTTGGTATTTTCTAGAATTTCTTTTAGTTTATTTTGCTTATCTTTAAAGCAAGATTTATTTAAAAATAAAAATTTATTTTTAAATAGCTTAGTCTCAATCATTTTTGAGGCTTTAAGCATTTTAATTTTTGATCCTTTATTAACATCTAATTTTAAAATAAAAGGAAGAATTTCTTTACATTTAAAGTTACATTTATTGAAATATTTGATTATTTGACACTTTTCTATCTGTTTTTTCTTTTCTTCTTTTGTGTTATTATTTATATTACTTAAACACTCCTCAAAATCTACACTCCCATTTTTAGTAAATTTCTCTTTAAGGCCCATTTCAACTCTTTTTTCAAATCTTGAATGTTTTTTTCCTAAAAAGAATTTGTTTATCTTATGGTGACACTCTTTTTTTTCATAATTAAGTTTATAGTAAATTTCAGTGCCGCAATTTACACCCAAGTGTTTATGGTAGTTTGTTGTGACTTTTAGCTTTTTTGCTAATTCGTAAAGATAATTTTGCAGAGTTTTTAGCTTAACGGGATTTTGACCATTTCTTTTTAGGTTTTTATTAAAGTAATAGAGTATGATGCTTTGGATATATTTTGGATATTTTTTGTTTATGTATTCTAGTGTTGAAATAAGAACTATTAATTTATGTTGATGCTTATTGTGGCAATTTGGACTTTTTGTGTCATTTGATAAATGCTCCATTGTATTAGGCTCCTTATTTTGTTTAATAATAATTATAAATAATATAATGCAAAATTTTGATTTAAAAGTAAATACTTTTCTAAAAAAATATTAAATTCTAATTATTAATTTTGTTAATTAAATTCACTTTTTATAATTTGGTAAAAATAAATTGATTTTAATTTTAAAATGGACTACACTACAAATAACGTAGTTATTTGAACGTGTTTCAGTATGACTACCTTATTTTGTTAATTTGCAAAAAATGTAATATAAGGGTTTAGCTTAATTCTTTTATAAAGAGAATCTAGCTAAGCCCTCATTTTTTGCAAAAATTTTTGTAAAAAAGTTGGCAAAAATAGTTTTTGCTATATATTTATTTTTATAAAACAAAATAAGGAGTACATTATGAACAATGTTTCAACAAACAATAATCAAAATATACAAAATAATATTCAAGCAAAAATAAGCTTCAGAAAAGATATGAAAACCCTAAAAATGAATTTACCAGGTATTGACAAGAGTCTTAAAGGATATGGATACAAATATCAGAATTTTAACGAAATAGTTAGAGAAATAAAAAACGTTATTAATAAGCACAATTTGGAGCTTGATTTTGAGCAATTCCCAACTTTTACACATGATCCATATGGTAGAGTTCATGTTGTTAGGACCACATTCTACAGCACAATCAGTGGGTATGAAGAGTCTTTTGATACACCAATACTTACAGAAAATTTACAATGGAATAATGAAAATGGGTCTAAAAGTGTAAATACAACGCCACAACTAGTTGGTTCAGCTATTACTTATTTTAAAAGGTACGCTTTAGTTGCATGTCTTAACATAGAAAGTGAAGTTGATACTGATGCAGCCCCTATTTACAATAATTATGAAAACGGGAATTCTATGCCCAACAAGCAAGTTAATATCAATCAAGAACAAGTACAAAAAAAGGAACAAAAACAAGAGATTAATCAAATTCAAAAAAATAACACTATTCAAAACCAGAGAAGAGATATTAATCAAGAACAAAAAAAAGATAGGCTTTATTATTATGGGGTTTTTAAAGAAGCGTTGTCTAATATAAAAAATTGGGTAAATAGCGCTACAACAAAAGATAATATAAACTCAATTATTCAAAAAATAAGTTTTATTCAGAAAATAGACCCCAATAATGTTGATGATATCAAGAAAATTGAAGCTGATTTAATTGCGCATTTTGAGAAAAATAGTGATTTTAAGAGTATAAACTATTGGGCAGAGATTATAAAAGACTATTTTAAGAGAAATAATAGATTAAAAGATTTACAAGATTTTGAAAAGTTTATGGCGTTTAAGAGGACTGCTTATGGCCCTAGCCCACTATTATTCTTTTGTACGTTGAAAGAAGATAAACAATTTGATTATATATTTGCGGCATAGCAATATGTTTAAAGCCCCCAAATAAGGGGGCTATTAGTTAGAATTGACTGTTACAAGTTGCTTGATTTACATTATCTATATTATTGCCCCCAAGGGCTGCTTTAACTATTTCTTTAAAAGTGTTTTTTCCTTCATCATTTCCATTGCATTTATCAAGTTGAGTTTTTATGTGTTCAAGTGCTGATTTTATTTTAGATTCATCATTTCCTAAGAATTTAATAAATTTTCCTTCATCAGTTAAAGCGGTTTTTAACCAATCAAGTTGTTTTTTTTGATCATCATTTAGCTTTTTTTTAAGCAGTTCTTCTGGAGATTTTGGTTTTTCTGTTTCGCTTAAATCACGTTTTTTTATGCTTTTTACTTCCTGATTGTTATTCTTATTAAAAGCGTCATTATTATCGGAATTACAGCTGTTTAGTAGAATAAAAAATAAACAAAATAATATATTGATGATCTTCATTCTCCTCTCCTCTTTTATTAGTAATGTTTAATTTAATTATTGCTACTAAATATTGAATAAACAATTATTATTGAATTTTTCTTTTTAAGAGGATTGTTTGGAAATGATAAATTATAT contains these protein-coding regions:
- a CDS encoding DUF244 domain-containing protein; translated protein: MNNVSEKNQENIQNGVSNMIHAEQQSFTGCEVFEEKALPIKEKSKLSKIGKKLPGISSQECFRFNRNIDFSLQRSKLDKYGASEVGTVVIGGAGLKDVMINSVLKYFGMSLPFEENLYMLKGKELENLGFREFVKAYGDNIAVLYKNKYANGVDKYNYFKKIDNFEPLVGSTIDGWFMNIYGDIELLEIKSSDSTYISSAIEEYNKNGNFLSSKYFFKYYVQAQMQLACTGLEYCNLFFLIDAAPVNCKIKRNDSLISKVLNFVLKCEREVFNIRTEIVKNNQVKLLISNNIDNDTFNKLVEEIEELVVKSDFYQSGVEFDWINEFVEYVECVNFEIQTEESAINLEHNLIEINNLKVELNKIQNENKKREKPIKDLLKIKIDKIMDEYPLINHRNYRFKQFVFNYDPKKRAIADRFKELAPINNKVFVPSNMSNIAYENSVPF
- a CDS encoding chromosome replication/partitioning protein; its protein translation is MDIKVNKRDLSDNGNYIIADSALNHYNSLKEKLKINSKKEIYCKLETLKILKEIKDNEYYKLDGYKSFEAFSKDYRLARAQVYNYLKIANAIEDGVIQEEFLIKNGILETLIILRNKESKTIKKSKQNPIKPLRFQLKKQESYYFYKNHAKFTAFILEELLENQKDFLNKLLKKYKQLKG
- a CDS encoding ParA family protein, whose amino-acid sequence is MDKKKTKVITIASIKGGVGKSTSAIILSTLLSKNNKVLLIDMDTQASITSYFYEKIEKLGINFTKFNIYEILKENVDIDSTIINIDNNLDLIPSYLTLHNFSEDKIEYKDFLLKTSLGTLHYKYDYIVIDTNPSLDVTLKNALLCSDYIIIPMTAEKWAVESLDLFNFFVRKLNLFLPIFLIITRFRKNRTHKTLFEMLKTKDGFLGIISEREDLNRRIAENNNFDLNKDYIKEYKNILEIFFKKI
- the bdr gene encoding Bdr family repetitive protein, producing the protein MNNLAYRTYNIESIKNEFLNIGFSEEAIDFVFLHNDNYNFEYLKEKLIDVEKNLRKDISNSDTKIDNVEKNLNIKIDNVEKNLNIKIDNVEKNLNIKIDNVEKNLNIKIDNVDTKIDNVEKNLQKDISILNTKIGNVKNELTAKMNSLDIKIDNVEKNLQKEISILNTNLNTKIDNVKNELTSKMNGLDARIDNEVKNLRKDLNMGNRLIHFMILAAAILGPILNALFMKYLQYIK
- a CDS encoding DUF261 domain-containing protein — encoded protein: MLISKIKQNNRSLLGEIQRWGCYFLCLHYYTSVLKNIEFNAFGINVAYRRFLGLGYIKSNCFIKNPCMILNYYGIRTSVRYESFGYFAAANEFEISEVKITGVNGTHFIATKEKEILYDSLDLRARGKIFKVTSKRIFKLK
- a CDS encoding Mlp family lipoprotein produces the protein MKIINILFCLFFILLNSCNSDNNDAFNKNNNQEVKSIKKRDLSETEKPKSPEELLKKKLNDDQKKQLDWLKTALTDEGKFIKFLGNDESKIKSALEHIKTQLDKCNGNDEGKNTFKEIVKAALGGNNIDNVNQATCNSQF
- a CDS encoding plasmid maintenance protein, which codes for MEHLSNDTKSPNCHNKHQHKLIVLISTLEYINKKYPKYIQSIILYYFNKNLKRNGQNPVKLKTLQNYLYELAKKLKVTTNYHKHLGVNCGTEIYYKLNYEKKECHHKINKFFLGKKHSRFEKRVEMGLKEKFTKNGSVDFEECLSNINNNTKEEKKKQIEKCQIIKYFNKCNFKCKEILPFILKLDVNKGSKIKMLKASKMIETKLFKNKFLFLNKSCFKDKQNKLKEILENTKKQLEKNGYNTEQLETEFKKIYENYKNKPHFIIEHQKYNDLSKITFKLEKSIKFKKENSQKDCENIKKNIFNILIERLKEKANIEIIKPIIKAYLNNKKKLEYNKVFDTYYHELLKIMQNENNSPMLEEFSKKVV
- a CDS encoding site-specific integrase, whose amino-acid sequence is MDVNNYLNLNKGDTDFFLKIFKDYLKVIDENKILKNTLKNSTKTKKENLKPSPKFYITPKTSKLIEKCIKRLKQIDPISGWFVHLLLISGCRGTEMQKVKMEDITTIPSETGEILYNIKVNVAKKRSVACIREIVISSEEYNAIQAAHKNHFEDKNLDTRRTYLFQKTKHKFKDNQISIIHISNKFKNLLKKSGFKVNKSLHLCRNLFISNLKANGYNSFQIKELMKYSSTHEIDNIYGLSSANKIQAYKYAKNSLKL
- a CDS encoding ERF family protein, with the protein product MNNVSTNNNQNIQNNIQAKISFRKDMKTLKMNLPGIDKSLKGYGYKYQNFNEIVREIKNVINKHNLELDFEQFPTFTHDPYGRVHVVRTTFYSTISGYEESFDTPILTENLQWNNENGSKSVNTTPQLVGSAITYFKRYALVACLNIESEVDTDAAPIYNNYENGNSMPNKQVNINQEQVQKKEQKQEINQIQKNNTIQNQRRDINQEQKKDRLYYYGVFKEALSNIKNWVNSATTKDNINSIIQKISFIQKIDPNNVDDIKKIEADLIAHFEKNSDFKSINYWAEIIKDYFKRNNRLKDLQDFEKFMAFKRTAYGPSPLLFFCTLKEDKQFDYIFAA